The Halanaerobium praevalens DSM 2228 genome contains a region encoding:
- a CDS encoding DtxR family transcriptional regulator, giving the protein MNINLSLSKSMEDYLETILTLIENKGTARVTDIAASLNIAASSVNEGIQKLSENGLVTQQKYGPIKLTKKGKFAAEKVHCTHQILAIFFSEILGVEPEIAEKDACNLEHCLSNQSLTAIIEMLIEKNKLQEENCSLKFLREKEAKEKMTKTEALMLDQIKVGAKVKVLKINSKGKLKRKLMDMGLNKGALIEVKGKAPMGDPIEVKVRGYSLSLRQDEAAEIMVEEV; this is encoded by the coding sequence ATGAATATTAATTTAAGTTTATCAAAGTCAATGGAAGATTATTTGGAGACAATTTTAACTTTGATTGAAAATAAAGGGACAGCCAGAGTTACTGATATTGCTGCTTCACTTAATATAGCTGCCTCTTCTGTTAATGAAGGTATTCAAAAATTAAGTGAAAATGGTTTAGTAACTCAGCAAAAATATGGTCCAATAAAATTAACTAAAAAAGGTAAATTTGCAGCTGAAAAAGTTCACTGCACACATCAAATTTTAGCTATCTTTTTTAGTGAAATACTGGGAGTTGAGCCTGAGATAGCAGAAAAAGATGCTTGTAATTTGGAACATTGTTTAAGTAATCAAAGTTTAACTGCTATTATTGAAATGTTGATTGAAAAAAATAAATTGCAAGAAGAAAATTGCTCACTTAAATTTTTAAGGGAGAAGGAGGCAAAAGAAAAAATGACCAAAACAGAAGCGTTAATGTTAGATCAGATTAAGGTCGGAGCGAAAGTAAAAGTTCTTAAAATTAATTCTAAAGGGAAGTTAAAAAGAAAACTAATGGATATGGGTTTAAATAAAGGTGCTTTAATTGAAGTAAAAGGTAAGGCGCCAATGGGTGATCCAATTGAAGTTAAGGTCAGAGGATATAGCTTAAGTCTGCGTCAGGATGAAGCAGCCGAAATTATGGTGGAGGAGGTTTAA
- a CDS encoding FeoA family protein, translating to MDKIRLNKLKPGAKGKIVNIALKGASGRRLMDLGFIPGSDFTVVRNAPLVDPVELEIRDNNVSIRHDEAKFIEVIVSE from the coding sequence GTGGATAAAATAAGATTAAATAAATTAAAACCAGGTGCTAAAGGGAAAATTGTTAATATAGCTCTTAAAGGAGCTTCTGGGAGACGTTTGATGGATTTGGGTTTTATTCCAGGCAGTGATTTTACTGTAGTTAGAAATGCTCCTTTAGTTGATCCAGTTGAATTAGAAATTAGAGATAATAATGTCAGTATTAGACATGATGAAGCAAAGTTTATTGAGGTGATTGTCAGTGAGTGA
- a CDS encoding DUF2325 domain-containing protein — translation MSLMIVGADNLGSIKKNVKNLGFKEIIHLSGRKKSKFRNFEIPVNTDFVLIMTDYINHAVMKKVKRAAKESNVKVIYARRSWASIYKKLERRAVCI, via the coding sequence ATGTCCTTAATGATAGTTGGAGCAGATAATCTTGGTTCAATCAAAAAAAATGTTAAAAATTTAGGTTTTAAAGAAATAATCCATCTTTCAGGCAGAAAAAAATCTAAATTTAGAAATTTCGAAATTCCTGTAAATACAGATTTTGTTTTAATTATGACGGATTATATAAATCATGCAGTTATGAAAAAAGTAAAAAGAGCAGCTAAAGAAAGTAATGTTAAAGTTATTTATGCCCGCCGTAGTTGGGCTTCTATTTATAAGAAATTAGAAAGAAGAGCTGTTTGTATTTAA
- a CDS encoding ferrous iron transport protein A — translation MRENIIPLGLLPSGQKAKIVDNQSYGRGLLRRLEDLGLNIGTEIEVIAAGNPGPFLLAIQNQQVALGQNLAAKIMVKNKIY, via the coding sequence ATGAGAGAAAATATAATTCCTTTAGGCCTGCTGCCCTCAGGCCAAAAGGCTAAAATTGTTGATAATCAAAGCTATGGTCGAGGTTTGTTAAGAAGATTAGAAGATCTTGGTTTAAATATTGGGACTGAAATTGAAGTTATTGCTGCTGGTAATCCAGGCCCTTTTTTACTAGCTATTCAAAATCAACAGGTTGCTCTGGGTCAGAATTTGGCAGCTAAAATAATGGTTAAAAATAAAATTTATTAA
- a CDS encoding DUF4198 domain-containing protein, producing the protein MNFEINKLKRKLVLVAVVMVMVVSSTMMASAHFQLIMPTDDVLSSQDEKEIDLDLIFTHPGEASHTMEMGEPVQFGVYHKGRKKDLLDSLEKTTFDGATAYETSYQTRGFGDFVFYLQPAPYWEEMDGLYISQYTKVVVNSMGAPSDWDAELGLKAEIVPLTRPYGLWAGNVFQGVVKKDGQPVPHAEIEVERLNAESYAGINNAEFEFPTPAHATQVIKADENGVFTYGIPNSGWWGFAALMEGEQINGKDHEIGAVMWVKAHAID; encoded by the coding sequence ATGAATTTTGAAATTAATAAATTAAAAAGAAAATTAGTTTTAGTAGCTGTTGTAATGGTAATGGTTGTTTCTTCAACAATGATGGCTTCAGCGCACTTTCAATTAATAATGCCGACAGATGATGTTTTAAGCTCTCAGGATGAAAAAGAAATTGATCTTGATTTAATCTTTACTCATCCAGGCGAAGCTTCTCACACAATGGAAATGGGAGAACCAGTGCAGTTTGGAGTTTATCATAAAGGACGTAAAAAAGATCTTTTAGATAGTTTAGAAAAAACTACTTTTGATGGAGCAACTGCTTATGAAACTAGTTATCAAACTAGAGGTTTTGGTGACTTTGTTTTTTATCTGCAGCCAGCCCCTTATTGGGAAGAAATGGATGGTCTTTACATAAGTCAATATACTAAAGTAGTAGTAAATAGTATGGGTGCTCCCTCAGATTGGGATGCAGAACTTGGCTTAAAAGCTGAAATTGTACCTTTAACTAGACCTTATGGTCTTTGGGCTGGCAATGTATTCCAGGGAGTTGTCAAAAAAGATGGTCAACCAGTACCACATGCTGAAATAGAAGTTGAGCGTTTAAATGCTGAATCATATGCAGGAATTAATAATGCAGAATTTGAATTTCCAACTCCAGCTCATGCAACTCAGGTAATTAAAGCTGATGAAAATGGAGTCTTTACTTATGGCATTCCAAACTCAGGTTGGTGGGGTTTTGCAGCTTTAATGGAAGGTGAACAAATAAATGGAAAAGATCATGAAATTGGAGCAGTAATGTGGGTTAAAGCTCATGCTATAGACTAG
- the feoB gene encoding ferrous iron transport protein B, producing the protein MALNKKERQNTELKVALAGNPNSGKTTMFNELTGSRQHVGNWPGVTVEKKTGRAFYQDYSLEVIDLPGTYSLGAYSEDEVVARDFLTAGDYDVVLNIINSANLDRNLYFTIQLLEMGVDLIAVLNMADEAEKKGIKIDKKKLGQMLGTPVVETVASRGRGIKRLLEKTIENRNLSEASLKIDYGTEVEELIAEVIELLKENDFSQQLNQRWAAVKLIEHDPEAVKLLEREIGASKAKKIKSLIAERELKAEDDFDNIIINKKYEFINKIIEESVTRPEVDQEPENTSDKIDAVVTNKYLGIPIFMAVMWAIFKFTFTLGDPLIGYIESFFELAGSWIGDLLLEAGVAPLLSSFVTDGIIGGVGSVLVFIPNIFLLFLAIGILEDSGYMSRAAYVMDKVMSKLGLHGKSFIPMIVGFGCNVPGVMATRTLDSKRDRIISILINPLMSCSARLPVYVVFAGALFADHASTVVFSLYILGIVMAVIMAGIFNKILFKGERSHFVMELPPYRIPTLKGVFIHMWEKVGAFLKKAGTIIFSVVVLIWVLANLPLGVEYASAQSLIGQFGQLVAPIFAPLGFGSWQAASSLVFGILAKEVVVGTLGVVYAAGEGGLRAALQANYSPLAAYSFLTMVLIYTPCIATLGAIKSETQSWKWPIITASYLFVLAWIVSFLIYQGGILLGFGI; encoded by the coding sequence ATGGCTTTAAATAAAAAAGAAAGACAAAATACAGAGCTTAAAGTTGCTTTAGCAGGTAATCCAAACTCTGGTAAGACAACAATGTTTAATGAGTTAACAGGTTCTAGACAGCATGTCGGAAACTGGCCTGGAGTAACAGTTGAAAAGAAAACCGGACGTGCTTTTTACCAAGATTATTCGCTGGAAGTAATTGATCTTCCGGGTACATATTCTCTAGGTGCTTATTCGGAAGATGAAGTTGTAGCACGAGATTTTTTAACAGCTGGTGATTATGATGTGGTCTTAAATATCATTAATTCAGCTAACTTAGACCGTAACTTATATTTCACAATTCAGCTTTTAGAAATGGGAGTTGACTTAATTGCTGTTTTAAATATGGCAGATGAGGCTGAGAAAAAAGGGATTAAAATTGATAAAAAGAAGCTAGGTCAAATGTTAGGGACTCCAGTTGTAGAAACAGTTGCCAGCAGAGGCCGCGGCATTAAAAGGCTTTTAGAGAAGACAATTGAGAATAGAAATTTAAGTGAAGCTTCACTTAAAATTGACTATGGAACTGAGGTTGAAGAACTGATTGCAGAAGTTATAGAATTATTAAAAGAAAATGATTTCTCACAGCAGCTAAATCAGCGTTGGGCAGCAGTTAAATTAATTGAGCATGATCCAGAAGCAGTTAAATTATTGGAAAGAGAAATAGGTGCTTCTAAAGCAAAAAAAATAAAAAGCTTAATTGCAGAAAGAGAACTTAAAGCAGAAGATGATTTTGATAATATTATAATTAATAAAAAATATGAATTTATCAATAAAATTATAGAAGAAAGTGTAACAAGACCTGAAGTGGATCAAGAACCAGAAAATACTTCTGATAAAATTGATGCAGTAGTGACTAATAAATATTTAGGAATTCCAATTTTTATGGCAGTTATGTGGGCCATCTTTAAATTCACCTTTACTTTAGGTGATCCATTGATTGGTTATATTGAATCTTTCTTTGAGCTGGCAGGAAGCTGGATTGGAGATTTACTCTTAGAAGCTGGAGTTGCGCCGTTACTATCTTCTTTTGTAACTGATGGAATAATTGGTGGTGTTGGTTCTGTTTTAGTTTTCATTCCTAATATATTTTTATTATTTTTAGCAATAGGTATTTTAGAAGATAGTGGTTATATGTCCAGAGCAGCTTATGTAATGGATAAGGTGATGAGTAAATTAGGTTTACATGGAAAATCATTTATTCCAATGATTGTCGGTTTTGGTTGTAATGTACCTGGAGTAATGGCAACTAGGACTTTAGATAGTAAGAGAGATAGGATAATTTCAATTTTGATTAATCCTTTAATGTCCTGTTCGGCTAGATTACCTGTTTATGTAGTTTTTGCAGGAGCATTATTTGCTGATCATGCAAGTACAGTTGTTTTTTCTCTTTATATTTTAGGAATTGTAATGGCAGTTATTATGGCTGGTATTTTTAATAAAATCTTATTTAAAGGTGAGCGTTCTCACTTTGTAATGGAGCTTCCTCCTTATAGAATTCCAACTTTAAAAGGTGTCTTTATCCATATGTGGGAAAAAGTTGGTGCTTTTCTGAAAAAAGCTGGTACAATTATTTTCTCAGTTGTTGTTTTAATCTGGGTTTTAGCTAATTTACCATTAGGAGTAGAATATGCATCTGCTCAAAGTTTAATTGGACAGTTTGGTCAATTAGTAGCCCCTATCTTTGCTCCACTTGGCTTTGGCAGCTGGCAGGCAGCTTCTTCCCTTGTTTTTGGTATTTTAGCAAAAGAGGTTGTAGTTGGAACTCTAGGTGTTGTGTATGCAGCCGGTGAAGGTGGTTTAAGAGCTGCTCTTCAGGCTAATTATTCACCGCTAGCAGCCTATTCATTTTTAACTATGGTTTTAATTTATACTCCCTGTATAGCTACTTTAGGGGCTATTAAGTCGGAAACTCAAAGTTGGAAGTGGCCTATAATTACAGCTTCATATCTGTTTGTCTTAGCTTGGATAGTTTCTTTTCTAATCTACCAAGGTGGAATACTGCTCGGTTTTGGAATCTAG
- a CDS encoding HD-GYP domain-containing protein, translating to MFKIKQSYIPAQIKTHQVIEILLKTLDARDNNTFEHSWRVAETATIIARGLKLKADQIEKVHIAAHLHDIGKIGVADKVLNKTGRLTKAEFVEIQKHPQIAYQILKKTPIFDSVSPIVLHHHERFDGRGYPTGLKGKEIPLAARIIAVADSFDAMTSNRSYRRAKSYKFALKEITEHSGQQFCPQVVKVFKHKFELILSRIEFINTKFEKKFVPELVGQEVEHQELPHSLKVYNK from the coding sequence ATGTTCAAAATAAAGCAAAGTTATATTCCAGCTCAAATCAAAACACATCAGGTAATAGAAATTTTACTAAAAACTCTAGATGCTCGTGATAATAATACATTTGAGCATTCTTGGAGAGTAGCAGAAACGGCTACAATTATTGCTCGTGGTCTAAAATTAAAGGCAGATCAAATAGAAAAAGTTCATATTGCTGCCCATTTACATGATATTGGTAAGATTGGAGTTGCAGATAAAGTGTTAAATAAAACTGGGCGTTTAACTAAAGCAGAATTTGTTGAAATTCAAAAACATCCGCAAATTGCTTATCAAATTTTGAAAAAGACTCCAATCTTTGATTCAGTTTCTCCAATAGTTCTACACCACCATGAGCGTTTTGACGGCAGGGGTTATCCAACTGGACTTAAAGGGAAAGAAATACCACTTGCCGCTCGCATTATTGCGGTAGCAGATAGTTTTGATGCTATGACCTCTAATCGTAGTTATAGAAGAGCTAAAAGTTATAAATTTGCTTTAAAAGAAATTACAGAGCACAGTGGTCAGCAATTTTGTCCTCAGGTTGTAAAAGTTTTTAAACATAAATTTGAATTAATTTTAAGTAGAATAGAATTTATAAATACTAAATTTGAAAAAAAATTTGTACCGGAGTTAGTTGGCCAAGAAGTAGAGCATCAAGAATTGCCGCATTCTCTTAAAGTGTACAATAAATAA
- a CDS encoding flavodoxin, whose protein sequence is MDKVGIFYGSTTGDTETIAMSLASQLKNYDVDVYNVNSAAKEDVEAYDNLILASSTWGLGELQSDWIDFIEELKEVDLKNKKIALVGTGDQDMYADTFVDAIGIIYEELKASEAEFVGHYPSDTYDFSDSRALVDEKLIGLAIDNTNQSDLTETRIEEWCQGLF, encoded by the coding sequence ATGGATAAAGTTGGAATTTTTTATGGCAGTACTACTGGAGATACTGAAACAATTGCAATGAGCCTTGCTTCTCAATTAAAAAATTATGATGTTGATGTTTATAATGTTAATTCTGCTGCTAAAGAGGATGTTGAAGCTTATGATAATTTAATTTTGGCTTCTTCAACTTGGGGCTTAGGTGAACTGCAATCTGATTGGATAGATTTTATAGAAGAGCTGAAAGAAGTAGATTTAAAAAACAAAAAAATTGCTTTAGTCGGAACTGGAGATCAAGATATGTATGCAGATACCTTTGTTGATGCAATTGGAATTATTTATGAAGAATTAAAAGCTAGTGAAGCTGAATTTGTAGGTCATTATCCTTCTGATACTTATGATTTTAGTGATTCAAGAGCTTTAGTAGATGAAAAATTAATTGGTTTAGCAATTGATAATACAAATCAATCCGATTTAACTGAGACTAGAATTGAAGAATGGTGCCAGGGATTATTTTAA
- a CDS encoding FeoB-associated Cys-rich membrane protein, with product MDRIIAFAILAASVYYIGRRLYRQVFLGEGCSSCDCGSEDSCCSSKTKK from the coding sequence ATGGATAGAATAATTGCATTTGCAATTTTGGCAGCTAGCGTGTATTATATTGGCAGAAGGCTTTATCGCCAAGTATTTTTAGGTGAAGGCTGTTCAAGTTGTGACTGTGGTAGTGAAGATAGCTGCTGCAGTTCCAAAACTAAAAAGTAA
- a CDS encoding DUF2023 family protein, whose translation MKVFNHHLYEYEKGLRNLILHTTKSKHQDFMVRRLENKQIAYVIYPVSAKKINIFFGDQNCIEVIKKINKADLKAYTDEEDFILGIMLGYDRLKQCERYLQRKDQKAELKAV comes from the coding sequence ATGAAAGTTTTTAACCATCATTTATATGAATATGAAAAAGGATTAAGAAATTTAATTTTACATACAACTAAAAGTAAACACCAAGATTTTATGGTTAGACGCCTGGAAAATAAGCAGATTGCTTATGTAATTTATCCTGTTTCAGCAAAAAAGATAAATATTTTTTTTGGAGATCAAAACTGTATCGAAGTAATAAAAAAAATTAATAAAGCTGATCTAAAAGCTTATACAGATGAAGAAGATTTTATTTTGGGGATCATGCTGGGTTATGATCGCTTAAAACAATGTGAGCGTTATTTGCAGAGAAAAGATCAAAAAGCTGAATTAAAAGCAGTTTAG
- a CDS encoding FeoA family protein produces MPLAMLRAGETACIKEIIGGRTAKGKLNDLGFVSGKSVKIYRSSGGPLIVGLGDNRVALGRGMAHKVIVDNKGCEN; encoded by the coding sequence ATGCCTTTAGCAATGTTAAGAGCAGGAGAAACAGCTTGTATTAAAGAAATTATTGGTGGGAGAACTGCCAAAGGTAAACTAAATGATTTAGGTTTTGTTAGTGGTAAATCAGTTAAAATTTATAGAAGTTCTGGTGGTCCTTTAATTGTGGGACTTGGAGATAATAGAGTGGCTTTGGGAAGAGGCATGGCACATAAAGTAATAGTAGATAACAAAGGGTGTGAAAATTAA
- a CDS encoding FeoB small GTPase domain-containing protein, translating into MSEINVAVAGQPNSGKSTMFNLLTGARQFIANYPGVTVEKKTGVLKIDSDKCNLIDLPGTYSLSSYSLEETVARDYLLSGQADLILNIVDASNFERSLNLTLQLLEIGLPMVIVLNMMDIVEKREIKIEAEKLSEKLNCPVVKAVAKKAQGKEKIKEMIKEVYYHKEKYQPNLSQIINYSPEMETKIEKIAQFFAQKNEFKNYSSRWLAIRILAGDKHVENLIKEVV; encoded by the coding sequence GTGAGTGAAATAAATGTAGCAGTTGCAGGTCAGCCAAATTCAGGTAAGTCAACAATGTTTAATCTTTTAACAGGAGCCAGACAGTTTATAGCAAATTACCCTGGGGTGACAGTTGAAAAGAAAACTGGAGTTTTAAAAATTGATTCAGATAAATGTAATTTAATTGACTTGCCTGGTACTTATAGCTTAAGTTCTTATAGTTTAGAAGAAACAGTAGCCCGTGATTATTTACTTTCAGGTCAGGCAGATTTAATTTTAAATATTGTCGATGCTTCTAATTTTGAGAGAAGCCTGAATTTAACTTTACAGTTATTGGAGATTGGTTTGCCAATGGTTATAGTTTTAAATATGATGGATATAGTTGAAAAAAGAGAAATTAAAATTGAAGCAGAAAAACTAAGTGAAAAATTGAATTGTCCTGTTGTGAAAGCAGTTGCTAAAAAGGCCCAAGGTAAAGAAAAAATTAAAGAAATGATTAAAGAAGTTTATTATCACAAAGAAAAGTATCAACCTAATCTTAGTCAAATTATCAATTATAGTCCAGAAATGGAAACAAAGATAGAAAAAATAGCTCAATTTTTTGCTCAAAAAAATGAGTTTAAAAATTATTCTAGTCGCTGGTTAGCAATTAGAATTTTAGCTGGAGATAAACATGTAGAAAATTTAATTAAAGAGGTGGTTTAA
- a CDS encoding nucleoside recognition domain-containing protein: protein MQEEFKNIEDLLTFAAEEQKTFKANNYYDLENHFAQSYYTEASNLAESVLKKPEVKKESFTKKADRIVLHRFFGPLLVLGVIFLIYQLSIVQGYEITNYTWPYLSSLKGLIVSFLPGENLLFDPLLRSLVISVVDGVLAILNYIPIFLILFTLIAILEDIGYIPRVTFIMDRVARRFGLHGQSVFPLVLSGLFVGGCAVPGVMATRGIKDEKARLSTILIAPIMNCLAKTPLYILLISMFFTDHQGKAMFFIATVNIFIALGLSKLFSLTVLKHKPSSPFVMEMPSYHLPTIKGVLRRSFERLWLFLKKITTVVAVVMVIVFFLINYPGINSQQTNEYQAKIDQAQSKFYEGIKANPEYYQALNSDQKLRNFINYTANFNSDKLNSGGEKALAEVQEKYKEKNTLFYKIVNRGRYQVDGQWQRDRKAAQVFKQYRYFDRTRKTLRAEINNKNLEGSVLGRLGYYLEPLTTYAGFDWKINMSLISSFAAKENSVATLGAIYKSQTPNDNLASRISDTSGWTALHALAMMVFMALYPPCIPTMVAVRQETGSTKWMLFGLLYPILMGFIASVLIFSGGNYFNLSGLETMFAFYLLAIIFMLIMAFIKPKEIYNEA, encoded by the coding sequence ATGCAAGAAGAATTTAAAAATATAGAAGATCTTTTAACTTTTGCTGCTGAAGAACAAAAAACTTTTAAAGCTAATAATTATTATGATTTAGAAAATCATTTTGCTCAGTCTTATTATACAGAAGCATCTAATTTAGCTGAGTCAGTTTTAAAAAAGCCAGAAGTTAAAAAAGAAAGTTTTACTAAAAAAGCTGATAGAATAGTTTTACATAGATTTTTTGGTCCACTGCTTGTTTTAGGAGTAATCTTTTTAATTTACCAATTAAGTATTGTTCAGGGCTATGAAATAACTAATTATACCTGGCCTTATTTATCTTCTTTAAAAGGTTTAATTGTTTCATTTTTACCTGGAGAAAATTTATTATTTGATCCTTTATTACGTTCTTTGGTAATTAGTGTTGTTGATGGTGTTTTAGCAATTTTAAATTATATTCCGATCTTTTTAATTTTATTTACTCTGATAGCTATTTTAGAAGATATCGGTTATATTCCCAGAGTAACTTTTATTATGGATCGAGTTGCACGGCGTTTTGGCTTACATGGTCAATCAGTTTTCCCTTTAGTTTTAAGTGGCTTATTTGTGGGCGGCTGTGCAGTGCCAGGAGTAATGGCTACAAGAGGGATTAAAGATGAGAAGGCAAGGTTGTCAACTATTTTAATTGCCCCCATAATGAATTGTTTGGCTAAAACTCCACTTTATATTTTGCTGATTTCAATGTTTTTTACTGATCATCAAGGAAAAGCAATGTTTTTTATTGCTACTGTAAATATTTTTATTGCTTTAGGTTTAAGTAAATTATTTTCACTAACAGTGCTTAAACACAAGCCTTCTTCACCTTTTGTGATGGAAATGCCTAGTTATCATTTGCCAACGATCAAGGGGGTTTTAAGACGCAGTTTTGAGAGGTTATGGCTTTTTCTCAAAAAAATAACTACAGTAGTAGCTGTAGTTATGGTAATTGTTTTCTTTTTAATTAATTATCCAGGTATTAATAGTCAACAAACAAATGAATATCAGGCTAAAATTGATCAGGCTCAGAGTAAATTTTATGAGGGAATTAAAGCTAATCCAGAATATTATCAAGCTTTAAATAGTGACCAAAAACTAAGAAACTTTATTAATTATACTGCTAATTTTAATAGTGATAAGTTAAATTCAGGTGGAGAAAAAGCTCTAGCTGAAGTGCAGGAAAAATATAAAGAAAAAAATACTTTATTTTATAAAATAGTTAATCGTGGGCGTTATCAGGTTGATGGTCAGTGGCAGCGAGATCGGAAGGCTGCTCAAGTTTTTAAACAATATAGATATTTTGATCGGACTCGAAAAACATTAAGGGCAGAGATCAATAATAAAAATCTAGAGGGCAGTGTTTTAGGAAGATTAGGTTATTATCTAGAGCCACTTACAACTTATGCTGGCTTTGATTGGAAAATAAATATGTCTTTAATCAGTTCTTTTGCAGCTAAAGAAAATAGTGTAGCAACTTTAGGGGCAATTTATAAAAGTCAAACCCCAAATGATAATTTAGCAAGTAGAATTTCAGATACTTCTGGCTGGACTGCACTCCATGCACTAGCGATGATGGTTTTTATGGCCTTATATCCACCTTGTATTCCAACAATGGTTGCAGTGAGGCAAGAAACTGGAAGCACCAAATGGATGCTGTTTGGACTTTTATATCCAATATTGATGGGTTTTATTGCTTCAGTTTTAATCTTTAGTGGAGGTAATTATTTTAATTTATCTGGTTTAGAGACAATGTTTGCCTTTTATTTATTAGCAATTATTTTCATGTTAATTATGGCTTTTATTAAACCAAAAGAAATATATAATGAAGCTTAA
- a CDS encoding Fur family transcriptional regulator encodes MNELPIKKMKNLFSESGYHFTEQRSFICQELWKSRKHYFTKKEIFEYLKKRTDKLSLATVYRAIDSLENLGILRKAIIKNRVIKYKICFDLGQEVHGHLICKKCNEIIKLESKNLKNLISEVQSDYKFEIDNQIINFNGCCNKCQQKN; translated from the coding sequence TTGAATGAACTTCCAATTAAAAAAATGAAAAATCTTTTTTCTGAATCGGGATACCATTTTACAGAGCAGAGAAGTTTTATTTGCCAAGAACTTTGGAAATCCAGAAAACATTATTTTACTAAAAAAGAGATTTTTGAATATCTAAAAAAAAGAACTGATAAACTTAGTTTAGCGACCGTTTATCGGGCTATTGATAGTTTAGAAAATTTAGGTATTTTAAGAAAAGCAATTATTAAAAATAGAGTTATTAAATATAAAATCTGCTTTGATTTGGGTCAGGAAGTTCATGGTCATTTAATTTGTAAAAAGTGTAATGAGATAATAAAATTAGAAAGTAAAAATTTAAAAAATTTAATTTCTGAAGTCCAATCTGATTATAAATTTGAAATAGATAATCAGATTATTAATTTTAATGGCTGTTGTAATAAATGTCAGCAGAAAAATTAG